atccctcttctctctccctctaccctctctctcttcctccctccctccacctatctctctctcgctatctctctccctctctctattttgCAGGGCTCAGGCGCAGTGAGAGCCTGTCAGACAAGCAGGTGAAGGAGGCCAAGTCTAAATGTAAGCGCATTGCTATTCTTCTGAACGCTGACGCTCCCAACCCCAACAACAAGGGGGTGTTGATGTTCAAGAGGCATCGACAGAGGGCCAAGAAGTACACACTCGTCAGCTACGGCACTGGTGAGAGCGAACCAGAGTACGACGACGAcagcgaggaggaggaagactACGAGGAAAAAGACCCCCGAGCGATCAGATTTACCCTCGTAGCCACAACCAGCGAGTCAGAGCTTGACGAGGACTTCATTACTAATGCCCATGGTGGAGGCAGAGTGATAACCTGCGACTGGGACACGGGACTACTCAAGATCGAGCGCAAGCTCAATTCCGGAGAGGAGATGGAGCAACTGCCCAACACTACGGGCAAGGGGGCCACGATGTTTTCCCAGCGCCGCCAGCGCATGGACGAGATCGCTGCCGAACATGAGGAGATGAGGCGCCAGGGGATTCCTGTGGAGGGAGTGCAGGAGGTGGAGAAGCATGCAGCCTACCAGCAGATGGAGGAGCGCTCGTACATGCAGGCCACCACAGAGAGCCAGGCCTACATGGACGTGAACGTGCACCAGAAGCAGCAGCAACAGTATCAGCAGTTCCAAGAGCAGCAGTATTAcgagcagcaacagcagcagcagcaataccagcagcagcagcaatacCAGCAGCAACAACAGTACGAGCAGCAGAAATACAACCAGCAGCAGCAATACCAGCAGCAACAATATCAacaacagcagcagtaccacCAGCAGCAACAAATTCAACAGTACTCGTCTAACATGAACGGCGTCGCCAACCACCAAAGCAATGAAATGCAGAGTTCCATGAGCAATCGAACCCCCCAACTCTTCTCGGTACAAAACCAGGTGCCCGTCCCAATTCTTCCCCCAGTGAGTGGGAACAACCAAGAAGCGATGAGTCAGGGGGAGCAGATTGCCTCGCGCGACGAGCGCATTTCAACGCCGGCTATTAAGTCTGGGATCTTGCAGGACACAAGGAACAGATTCAAGGGCAAGCCAATGTTCAATTTCAAACAGGCTCCCAAAGTGCCACCCAACCCGGAGCTTATGAATCTCCTCAACAGAAGTGACAAGAAGTTGGATTTTGAGTCAGCTACGGAAGAGGACTACCTTAGCTTGGGGGCTGAGGCTTGCAACTTTCTCCAGTCACCAAGGGTCAAACATAAGACGCCTCCACCAGTCGCTCCCAAGCCCATCATTAATCCCAACTCTCCGCCTTGGTCCCCTCAGCCTGAGCTGGCCAACCAGGAGTTGCCACTGCATGCTGAAAATAATGTCCCCACACCTGCTACAGCCTCTGAGCCTGAGTCCGCCCCTGCTCCAGAACTAGATCCAACCCCTGTACCGACCCCAGAACCCTCCCCCCCTCTTGCACCCCAGGAAGTTCCTGCCAACACCCCCTCTCCAGAAAAACACACATGTAGTCCCCCAGGGTCCCAGGCAGAGCAGCAGCCCCAGCAAGCACCAGCCTGGGGAAGAAATGGACCTTCTCCACCTCAGCCTCATTCACAACCCGAGCCTCAAGTGAGTTCTAAGGCTCCACCACAAACACAGGCACAACAGCAGCCACAACTGCAGCCACACGTGAGTACTTGGACACCTGCTGATATGAAGCCCCAGGCTCCAGCTCCAAGTCAGTCCCCACCACAGCTCCCTTGGGTGACTccccaacctcctcctcctcagcctcAAGCTCAGCCTCAGCCACCAATGAATTATTGGGCTGCCCAGCCCCAATGGGCTCAACCTCAAGAGCAAGCACAGGCCCAGCCACCATGGGTTCAGCCTCAAGAACAAGTACAGCAACAGCCCCAGTCACCTTGGGCTCAGCCTCAAGAACAAGTTCAGCAACAGCCCCAGCCACCATGGACTCAGCCTCAAGAACAAGCACAGGCCCAGCCACCATGGGTTCAACCTCAAGAACAAGTCCAGCAACAGCCCCAGCCACCTTGGGCTCAGCCTCAAGAACAAGTTCAGCAACAGCCCCAGCCACCATGGGCTCAGCCTCAAGAACAAGTTCAGCAACAGCCCCAGCCACCTTGGGTTCAGCCTCAAGAACATGTACAGCAACAGCCCCAGCCACCATGGGGTCAACAACCTCAGCCTCCACAACAGGCTTGGCCCCAGGCCCAGGCCCAGCCTCAGCCACCTTGGGTGTCATCACCTCAGCCTCCAATGAATGCATGGACACCACCacagagccaggcccagccaccaCAGCCACCTTGGGCCCAATCAGCCCAACCCCAACCTACAGCTCAGCCCCAACCCCATATGAATACATGGGCCCAAGCACCTGCTCAGGCTCAAGCACAGCTACCCATTAATGCCTGGACCCCAGATCAGAATCAGGATCAGCCACAGTCACATTGGGCCCAAACAACTCCAACCCAATCCCCATCCCAGCAAAGCTGGCAACTGCCACCTCCACAGCAGACACCCTCACAGCCACCTATGAATGCATGGGCCCCGGCTCAGGCACagcctcagacacacacaagtaCCTGGGCCCCACAACCACAGCAAGCCCCAGTAAATACCCAGACCCCGATGGACAGAGTGGCTCAACCTTCTCCGAAACCTGGGAATGCGCCACAAAATGCTCCCCGTTCTATTCCTCCGCCTCGCCCACAGCGAATGAATTCTTACACGCTTGGAGAAAGGTCATCGTCACCCCTCATCAATCCAATGGCCAGCGTCTTGGTACCAGTGCGAGGCATGGGCTCAGCTTTGTCGATGCCGGCTGTTACAGGGAAAGGAGCCGATTTGTTCGCCAAGAGGCAGTCTCGTATGGAGAAGTATGTCGTGGATTCGGACACTGTGCTGGCAGCCACTGCACAGGCAGCCCAGCAAGCCCAGGCAGCCACTGCGCAGGAAAACAAGGCAAGGTCCACATCGCCCTCTCCCTCCGTACCTCATTCGTGGAAATATTCACCCAATTGCAGAGCTCCCCCTACATCAAATTACAACCCCATACAGTCCCCGTCCTACCCACCAGGGGCCATTAAGCAACCCCCTCCATCTAGCCCTGCGGCCAAAGCCAAGAAAGGGAAAGGCAAACCTGCCTGCAAACCCCTTGCTGTTATAGATGTCATGAAACATCAGCCGTATCAGCTCAATGCCTCCCTTTTCACATATGGCccagcagtggaggctgccgaGGCTGCCAAGGCCGCTGCACCAAAGCCTGCCCCAGCCCCTGCCCCAGTCCCTCCAAACCAAAACCAACCAATCAGATATGAGAAACTTTCCCCTGTCCAGCCGGCTGGACCAATGAATGCTGCCTATCCACAGCAGCCTCAGCACCCTCAGCAGCCCTATGGGATGCCCCCTCAACCAAACATGCACGATAGTCCCTACCACCAAGTCCCACCTAATGCTTACCAGCCACCTAACAACCCCTACCAGCAAGCTCCTGCTGGCCCTTACCAACAACCATATAATCCCCTTTACCAACAAGCCCCTCCAGCCCCTTATCTACCCCAGCACCATCCCCAGCCCCAAGCTCCAAACCCTTCCTACCAACCGACCCCCCAAGGTCCATATCAGCCAGCCCATAGCCCCCCTTACCAAGCAGCACCCCAAGCCCCCTACCAGCCACTACCTCCCAGTACCTATGTGGTCCCCAGCTTTCCGATAGCAGCAAAGCCTGAGTCCATCTCTGGGGGTAGCACCGCTCCAAAGCCCAGGTTCATGGCCAAAAAGAGTTCAGCCCAGGTCTGGAAGCCAGCAGCTGTGGAGAAAGAGTGATTTTGATAGGATGACTAAGTGATATTTGCTTGAAACAACATAAGATCTAGTTAAAATAGACATTCATACAAATGCAATATATTCATAGAAGGCTTTTAAGATGCCTTTTCTCAATATTTTACAgccaacatattttttttaaatgatgtcacaatatGACACATTTTAGAATGTCAAATATCATAAGGTTCGGGTGTAGTTTTCCACCAGCTAAGCAAAGCTTTTCAAAGTTTGTTTCTTAGCATTAATGCAATGCAAAAcacattgaaaatgaaatatatgATATTGGTATAGCTTATTACTTACCTGA
The sequence above is drawn from the Salvelinus namaycush isolate Seneca chromosome 36, SaNama_1.0, whole genome shotgun sequence genome and encodes:
- the LOC120030232 gene encoding synaptopodin-2; the encoded protein is MGTGDYICVTVRGGAPWGFSLCQGEGDAYRPLQVYQVEEGGRASLAGVCEGDEVVSLNGEPCGDLSLPEAIALIDACADCLQLLVKRCCALTPEAFHSEETYFGTRESSGEALESTNLRILSLGRSQPPRELYITESQDEAYYGETESDTEAARGTHLVRTQLCVPATGECSGPESQLLGGDGVREGPQGGAMVELQWSLSEHTLDDPVCTSLGSALGIEGEIQAREALQNKALLHTTTHSLYVCGPAREPLSQHGVVEITLHHPTAGRGSPCLVEGEGACGASGNVGGAPREEGTGQSQGAPASFTVSFGIPKEGAEPAEEPDSDLEKDLGKPNKHRARHARLRRSESLSDKQVKEAKSKCKRIAILLNADAPNPNNKGVLMFKRHRQRAKKYTLVSYGTGESEPEYDDDSEEEEDYEEKDPRAIRFTLVATTSESELDEDFITNAHGGGRVITCDWDTGLLKIERKLNSGEEMEQLPNTTGKGATMFSQRRQRMDEIAAEHEEMRRQGIPVEGVQEVEKHAAYQQMEERSYMQATTESQAYMDVNVHQKQQQQYQQFQEQQYYEQQQQQQQYQQQQQYQQQQQYEQQKYNQQQQYQQQQYQQQQQYHQQQQIQQYSSNMNGVANHQSNEMQSSMSNRTPQLFSVQNQVPVPILPPVSGNNQEAMSQGEQIASRDERISTPAIKSGILQDTRNRFKGKPMFNFKQAPKVPPNPELMNLLNRSDKKLDFESATEEDYLSLGAEACNFLQSPRVKHKTPPPVAPKPIINPNSPPWSPQPELANQELPLHAENNVPTPATASEPESAPAPELDPTPVPTPEPSPPLAPQEVPANTPSPEKHTCSPPGSQAEQQPQQAPAWGRNGPSPPQPHSQPEPQVSSKAPPQTQAQQQPQLQPHVSTWTPADMKPQAPAPSQSPPQLPWVTPQPPPPQPQAQPQPPMNYWAAQPQWAQPQEQAQAQPPWVQPQEQVQQQPQSPWAQPQEQVQQQPQPPWTQPQEQAQAQPPWVQPQEQVQQQPQPPWAQPQEQVQQQPQPPWAQPQEQVQQQPQPPWVQPQEHVQQQPQPPWGQQPQPPQQAWPQAQAQPQPPWVSSPQPPMNAWTPPQSQAQPPQPPWAQSAQPQPTAQPQPHMNTWAQAPAQAQAQLPINAWTPDQNQDQPQSHWAQTTPTQSPSQQSWQLPPPQQTPSQPPMNAWAPAQAQPQTHTSTWAPQPQQAPVNTQTPMDRVAQPSPKPGNAPQNAPRSIPPPRPQRMNSYTLGERSSSPLINPMASVLVPVRGMGSALSMPAVTGKGADLFAKRQSRMEKYVVDSDTVLAATAQAAQQAQAATAQENKARSTSPSPSVPHSWKYSPNCRAPPTSNYNPIQSPSYPPGAIKQPPPSSPAAKAKKGKGKPACKPLAVIDVMKHQPYQLNASLFTYGPAVEAAEAAKAAAPKPAPAPAPVPPNQNQPIRYEKLSPVQPAGPMNAAYPQQPQHPQQPYGMPPQPNMHDSPYHQVPPNAYQPPNNPYQQAPAGPYQQPYNPLYQQAPPAPYLPQHHPQPQAPNPSYQPTPQGPYQPAHSPPYQAAPQAPYQPLPPSTYVVPSFPIAAKPESISGGSTAPKPRFMAKKSSAQEFGRSYTLFPPVTKAPSLGLRSSSGSPFPSYKPLVQASSAQAPRGRQTSWLDRSHKPPSPWEAAAHHPMGLVDEAFAFQNLQQAIAFNVRSAAQRKLLPEPPAEWKARVSDDPPRKTEVWNPNQRWNKRQSWGQSQSQSQGQSQGQNQDQSRSYSRVIPPILSPTKSIASVPAGPTGYRSLPRQWQPQRSLTETNIGPSGAIHGYGRPPGGQQQPSYRSVYHTNWSWRR